Genomic window (Syntrophales bacterium):
GTATCGATCTCCTCCCCGAAGAGGTTCTTTCCCTTCATGGACCGGGGCGTAACGAACAGCTCGTGCTTCGCGCCCGCCCGATCCACGGTGATCTGCAGCGTTTTGCCCCCGCTGGCGTTGATGATCTCCGCCAGGTGCTCCCACTTGCGTATCTTCTTCCCGTCGATGGCCACCACGGTGTCCGCCGGGTGCATCCCCGCCTCCATGGCCGCCGAGCCCTCCTGGATCGTCCCGATCGTGCCGGTCAGGGTCGGGACACCGGCCATGTAAACACCGGCGAAGATCAGAACGGCGAGGATGAAATTGAAGACGGGGCCGGCCAGGACGATGCCCATCCGGACCCAGACGGATTTGTTCGAAAAGGAGCGGTGGCGCTCGTCCACCGGCAGGAGCTCCGCCTCCGATTCCCCCAGGAGTTTCACGTATCCCCCCAGGGGGATGAGGGAAAGAAGGTACTCCGTCTCCCCGATTTTCCGGCTGTAGATCTTCCTGCCGAAGCCCAGGGAAAACTTCAGGACCCCGACGCCGGACCACTTGGCCGCCAGGAAGTGCCCCAGCTCGTGGGCGAAGATGAGAACGCCCAGGAGGATGATGACCGATACGATGCTGATGCCGATCAAGCGCCTTGCCTCTCGATGATGGTTTGGGCCGCTTCCCGCGCCCAGCGGTCCGCCCGCAGGACGTC
Coding sequences:
- the rseP gene encoding RIP metalloprotease RseP, with the protein product MIGISIVSVIILLGVLIFAHELGHFLAAKWSGVGVLKFSLGFGRKIYSRKIGETEYLLSLIPLGGYVKLLGESEAELLPVDERHRSFSNKSVWVRMGIVLAGPVFNFILAVLIFAGVYMAGVPTLTGTIGTIQEGSAAMEAGMHPADTVVAIDGKKIRKWEHLAEIINASGGKTLQITVDRAGAKHELFVTPRSMKGKNLFGEEIDTWKIGISPDPKFVTERLNPAEALWVSLQKTWMLSKLTLVSIVKIFEGVLSPKTLGGPIFIAQLAGTQVQEGLVPFFLLMALLSINLGVLNLLPIPVLDGGHLLFYVIEAVMRRPVSVKIREFAQQVGFAFLILLMLFVFGLDIDRLLADNPIYEGFVRFFTGK